Proteins from a genomic interval of Thermoanaerobaculia bacterium:
- the tatC gene encoding twin-arginine translocase subunit TatC → MPIVDNRDREPNEELPRMGFFDHLEELRRRLIWSILAIAVAFIGAWTYSPTLFRWIERPIQPYLPKGTHLAFTTMPEPFILYFRVALYGGIIIASPFLLWQVWLFISPALYRRERRYAIPFLLVTLVFFLTGCAFGYFVAFPRVCEFLVGMGTSTGFMPVITINEYLSIASKTIFGLGLCFELPILVFFLARLGLVTERFLLAKFKYAVLIIFIVAAVITPTPDMMTQCVFAVPMVVLYLLGIAIAWAFKKR, encoded by the coding sequence TTGCCGATCGTCGACAATCGCGACCGGGAGCCGAACGAAGAGCTCCCCCGGATGGGGTTCTTCGACCACCTCGAAGAGCTCCGCCGCCGGCTCATCTGGTCGATCCTCGCGATCGCGGTCGCGTTCATCGGCGCCTGGACCTATTCGCCGACGCTGTTTCGCTGGATCGAGCGGCCGATCCAGCCCTACCTCCCCAAGGGAACCCATCTCGCGTTCACGACGATGCCGGAGCCGTTCATCCTGTATTTCCGGGTGGCGCTCTACGGCGGGATCATCATCGCGTCCCCCTTCCTCCTCTGGCAGGTCTGGCTCTTCATCTCCCCGGCTCTCTACCGCCGCGAGCGCCGGTACGCGATCCCGTTCCTGCTCGTCACGCTGGTCTTCTTCCTGACGGGATGCGCGTTCGGCTATTTCGTGGCGTTTCCGCGGGTGTGCGAGTTCCTCGTCGGGATGGGAACGAGCACCGGGTTCATGCCGGTCATCACCATCAACGAATACCTGTCGATCGCGTCGAAGACGATCTTCGGGCTCGGCCTCTGTTTCGAGCTCCCGATCCTCGTCTTCTTTCTCGCCCGCCTCGGCCTGGTCACGGAAAGGTTCCTGCTCGCGAAGTTCAAGTACGCCGTGCTGATCATCTTCATCGTCGCGGCCGTCATCACGCCGACCCCGGACATGATGACCCAGTGCGTCTTCGCGGTGCCGATGGTGGTGCTGTATCTGCTGGGGATCGCGATCGCCTGGGCTTTCAAGAAGCGCTAG
- a CDS encoding TatA/E family twin arginine-targeting protein translocase codes for MLGSIGMPELILIFIVALIVFGPKKLPEIGKSLGKGLAEFKKASDDFKQSIQREVDGLKEEAKIEPPPAPAPPPPAVDPTVKPG; via the coding sequence ATGCTCGGGTCCATCGGAATGCCGGAGCTCATCCTGATCTTCATCGTCGCGCTGATCGTGTTCGGTCCGAAGAAGCTCCCGGAGATCGGCAAGTCGCTCGGAAAAGGCCTCGCCGAGTTCAAGAAAGCTTCCGACGACTTCAAGCAGAGCATCCAGCGGGAGGTGGACGGCCTCAAGGAAGAGGCGAAGATCGAGCCTCCCCCCGCTCCGGCTCCCCCCCCGCCGGCGGTCGATCCGACCGTCAAGCCGGGATAA